The following coding sequences are from one Gemmatimonadota bacterium window:
- a CDS encoding sulfite exporter TauE/SafE family protein, which produces MTAPAPTTGARSWPALLGLGFATDFLDTLGIGSFATTTAVLRLFRIVDDENIPGTMNVGHAIPTFLECAIFIVLLGGLIDMPTIVSMVLAGGIGAWFGTGIVVHWPRRTIQRAMAIALIVTAGFMATRLLMSLSLSEGTIGLTGIALGIAVFGSLIIGSLTSLGIGNYAPTMAMTYMLGMNSKAVFPIMAASASLILPAAALRFYKSGRFDKRVATGLAIGGIPGVLVAAYLVKELPLTMVKWVVVVVLLYTAATLFRSSQAPVEKTA; this is translated from the coding sequence ATGACCGCACCAGCCCCCACCACCGGCGCGCGCTCGTGGCCTGCCCTCCTCGGCCTTGGCTTCGCCACCGACTTCCTGGACACGCTGGGCATCGGGTCGTTCGCGACCACGACCGCCGTGCTCCGCCTCTTCCGGATCGTCGACGACGAGAACATCCCCGGCACCATGAATGTCGGCCACGCCATTCCGACCTTTCTCGAGTGTGCCATCTTCATCGTCCTGCTGGGTGGCCTGATCGACATGCCGACCATCGTCAGCATGGTGCTGGCCGGCGGTATCGGGGCATGGTTCGGTACGGGGATCGTGGTGCACTGGCCGCGCCGCACCATTCAGCGGGCCATGGCGATCGCGCTGATCGTCACCGCCGGCTTCATGGCGACCCGACTGCTGATGAGCCTCTCCCTGAGTGAGGGCACGATCGGCCTGACCGGCATCGCGCTGGGGATCGCGGTCTTCGGCTCGCTGATCATCGGCTCGCTCACCTCGCTCGGCATCGGCAACTACGCGCCGACGATGGCGATGACCTACATGCTTGGGATGAACTCCAAGGCCGTCTTCCCGATCATGGCGGCCTCGGCCTCGCTGATCTTGCCGGCTGCCGCGCTCCGTTTCTACAAGTCGGGGCGCTTCGACAAGCGCGTCGCGACCGGACTCGCCATCGGCGGCATCCCGGGCGTGCTGGTGGCGGCCTACCTGGTGAAGGAGCTGCCACTCACGATGGTGAAGTGGGTCGTGGTGGTGGTGCTGCTCTACACGGCCGCCACGCTCTTCCGTTCCTCGCAGGCGCCAGTGGAGAAGACCGCGTGA
- a CDS encoding mandelate racemase/muconate lactonizing enzyme family protein: protein MKITAIRAYQVDLPLHEGSYKWSGGNSVSVFDSTIVAVETDAGLTGWGEICPLGPAYLPAYARGARAGIAELAPQLLGADPLALGELNERMDSAMRGHPYVKSAIDMACWDLLGKASNLAVATLMGGHVGEDFALYRAISQESPAQMAKKIGKYRKEGYRKFQLKVGGDPDTDIERIKAAAAVLQRGDVLIADANTGWTQHAAVRVADAVRDVDVYIEQPCMTYEQCLAVRRLTSRPFVLDEVVDGIDMVVRGINDHAMDVINLKISKVGGLTRARQIRDLCVSLGIAMTIEDTWGGDITTAAIAHLAHSTPERFLFSSTDFNSYVTVAFADGAPQRNHGRLAASRAPGLGVKPIMKVLGKPVLEVGKAGKR from the coding sequence GTGAAGATCACCGCGATTCGTGCCTATCAGGTCGACCTCCCCCTCCACGAGGGGAGCTACAAGTGGTCGGGCGGCAATTCGGTCTCGGTCTTCGATTCGACCATCGTCGCCGTCGAGACCGACGCGGGACTGACCGGCTGGGGCGAGATCTGTCCGCTCGGGCCGGCCTACCTGCCGGCGTATGCGCGCGGGGCGCGGGCGGGGATCGCCGAGCTGGCGCCGCAACTGCTGGGTGCCGACCCGCTGGCGTTGGGTGAGTTGAATGAACGGATGGACTCGGCGATGCGCGGCCACCCGTACGTCAAGTCGGCGATCGACATGGCGTGCTGGGACCTCCTCGGCAAGGCGAGCAACTTGGCCGTGGCGACGCTGATGGGCGGGCACGTCGGCGAGGACTTCGCGCTCTACCGCGCCATTTCGCAGGAATCGCCGGCGCAGATGGCGAAGAAGATCGGGAAGTATCGGAAGGAAGGGTATCGCAAGTTCCAGCTCAAGGTCGGCGGCGATCCGGACACGGACATCGAGCGGATCAAGGCGGCGGCCGCCGTGCTCCAGCGCGGCGATGTCCTCATCGCCGACGCCAACACCGGCTGGACGCAGCATGCGGCAGTGCGGGTGGCCGATGCCGTGCGCGACGTGGACGTGTACATCGAGCAGCCGTGCATGACCTACGAGCAGTGCCTCGCGGTGCGGCGCCTCACCTCCCGGCCGTTCGTGCTCGACGAAGTGGTGGATGGCATCGACATGGTGGTGCGCGGCATCAACGACCACGCGATGGACGTCATCAACCTGAAGATCTCGAAGGTTGGCGGCCTCACGCGCGCGCGGCAGATCCGCGACCTCTGCGTCTCGCTCGGCATCGCGATGACGATCGAGGACACCTGGGGCGGCGACATCACCACGGCGGCGATCGCCCACCTGGCGCACAGCACACCGGAGCGCTTCCTCTTCTCGTCGACCGACTTCAACTCGTACGTCACCGTCGCCTTCGCCGACGGCGCGCCGCAGCGGAACCACGGGCGGCTGGCCGCGTCACGCGCGCCGGGCCTCGGCGTCAAGCCGATCATGAAGGTGCTCGGGAAGCCGGTGTTGGAGGTGGGGAAGGCGGGGAAGCGTTAG
- a CDS encoding metal-sensitive transcriptional regulator yields MRHASHLPPDTKDALAKRLRRIEGQVRGLQKMVDEERYCADVLVQIASVQEALRGVGRMLLQNHLTHCATDAIRSGKPEEAERVVAELVELWGKG; encoded by the coding sequence ATGCGCCACGCTTCCCATCTCCCCCCCGACACCAAAGACGCCCTCGCCAAGCGCCTGCGCCGCATCGAGGGCCAGGTGCGCGGGCTGCAGAAGATGGTGGACGAGGAGCGCTACTGTGCCGACGTCCTGGTGCAGATCGCCTCGGTGCAGGAAGCGTTGCGCGGCGTGGGGCGGATGCTGCTGCAGAACCACCTGACGCACTGCGCCACCGACGCGATCCGCTCGGGCAAGCCGGAGGAGGCGGAGCGCGTGGTGGCGGAGCTGGTGGAGCTGTGGGGGAAGGGGTAG
- a CDS encoding copper-translocating P-type ATPase has protein sequence MPTTTEALAPHADAVTLTVEGMTCAACQARVQRALEREPGVASASVNLMMANAAVQFDPAQVTPERLVALVQATGYDASLPAPDQGAIAATTDRDETLQAEYATLRRKAGFALGAGVVAMVASMPLMAGGEHEHGLVVDPFMTWAMTTLTPALQRVMPWAYAIPKPILSWGLLGLTLVVMGWAGRHFYTRAWAALRHGAADMNTLVAVGTGAAFLYSLVATIAPDLFLSRGIPADVYYEAVVLIIAFVLAGNALEARAKRNTATALRSLAALQPATARVVRDEGEVDVPIEAVRHGDVIVVRPGERVAVDGEVIGGESAVDESMLTGESLPVMKQAGARVIGGTMNGTGALRVRATTLGAESLLARIVQLMRDAQGSRAPIQALADRISGIFVPVVMILALLTAITWALVGGEGGAVRGIAAGVAVLIIACPCAMGLAVPTAVMVATGKGAELGLLIKGGEALQRAGDITTVILDKTGTITEGAPSVTDVVLAPGSPFDESTALGLIAAVEASSQHPLAAAIVRAAGARGAPVPMVESFQSVTGAGASGVADGHAVVVGTSALLADWSVPTAPLDHEAARLAALGRTPIFAAVDGALVALIAVADPLRATSAQAVTRLRALGLDVVLLSGDRRATAVAIGHEVGISDVVAEVLPDGKVAEVARRQAAGAVVAMVGDGINDAPALARADVGIAMGGGTDIAVEAADVALMRADLGGVADAIALSRRTMKTMHQNLFWAFIYNVIGIPIAAGVLYPRFGLLLSPILASASMALSSVSVVSNSLRLKRWVP, from the coding sequence ATGCCCACCACGACTGAGGCGCTGGCGCCTCATGCCGACGCGGTCACCCTCACGGTCGAGGGGATGACCTGCGCGGCCTGCCAGGCCCGAGTCCAGCGGGCCCTCGAGCGCGAGCCGGGGGTCGCCTCGGCATCGGTGAACCTGATGATGGCGAACGCCGCGGTGCAGTTCGACCCGGCGCAGGTGACGCCTGAGCGGCTGGTCGCGCTCGTCCAGGCGACGGGCTATGACGCCTCCCTGCCAGCGCCCGATCAAGGCGCGATTGCCGCGACGACCGATCGCGACGAGACGCTGCAGGCCGAGTACGCCACGCTGCGCCGGAAGGCGGGCTTCGCGTTGGGCGCAGGCGTCGTCGCGATGGTCGCGTCGATGCCGTTGATGGCCGGCGGCGAGCATGAGCACGGCCTCGTGGTCGACCCCTTCATGACCTGGGCAATGACTACACTCACGCCAGCGTTGCAGCGCGTGATGCCGTGGGCGTATGCCATCCCGAAGCCGATCCTCTCGTGGGGACTGCTCGGCCTCACCCTGGTGGTGATGGGGTGGGCTGGCCGCCACTTCTACACGCGTGCGTGGGCGGCGCTCCGGCACGGCGCGGCCGACATGAACACGCTCGTCGCCGTCGGTACCGGCGCGGCGTTTCTCTACTCGCTCGTGGCGACCATCGCGCCCGACCTCTTCCTGAGTCGCGGCATCCCCGCCGACGTGTACTACGAAGCGGTGGTGCTGATCATCGCCTTCGTGCTGGCGGGCAACGCCCTCGAGGCGCGTGCCAAGCGGAACACCGCCACGGCGCTGCGGTCGCTGGCCGCGCTGCAGCCCGCCACGGCGCGGGTGGTGCGGGATGAGGGCGAGGTCGATGTCCCGATCGAGGCGGTGCGGCACGGCGACGTGATCGTGGTGCGCCCGGGTGAGCGCGTCGCGGTCGATGGCGAGGTGATCGGCGGCGAGAGCGCGGTCGATGAGTCGATGCTGACCGGCGAGTCACTCCCGGTGATGAAGCAGGCAGGGGCCCGCGTGATCGGCGGCACCATGAACGGCACCGGCGCGCTCCGCGTGCGCGCCACCACCCTCGGCGCCGAGTCGTTGCTGGCGCGGATCGTCCAGTTGATGCGCGACGCGCAGGGCTCGCGCGCGCCGATTCAGGCGCTGGCCGACCGCATCAGCGGCATCTTCGTCCCGGTGGTGATGATCCTGGCGTTGCTGACCGCGATCACCTGGGCACTGGTGGGCGGCGAAGGCGGTGCCGTGCGCGGCATCGCGGCGGGCGTGGCGGTGCTGATCATCGCCTGCCCCTGCGCGATGGGCCTCGCGGTGCCGACCGCCGTGATGGTGGCGACGGGGAAGGGCGCCGAGCTCGGGCTGCTGATCAAGGGGGGCGAGGCGCTGCAGCGGGCGGGTGACATCACCACCGTGATTCTGGACAAGACCGGCACCATCACCGAGGGGGCGCCGAGCGTCACCGACGTGGTGCTGGCGCCGGGGAGTCCGTTCGACGAATCGACCGCGCTGGGGCTGATCGCCGCAGTGGAGGCGTCGTCGCAGCATCCGCTCGCCGCGGCGATTGTCCGCGCAGCGGGTGCGCGCGGCGCGCCGGTGCCGATGGTCGAGAGTTTCCAGTCGGTGACCGGGGCCGGGGCGAGCGGCGTTGCCGACGGCCATGCGGTGGTGGTGGGGACGAGCGCGTTGCTCGCCGACTGGAGCGTGCCGACCGCACCGCTCGATCATGAGGCCGCGCGCCTCGCGGCGCTGGGTCGGACGCCGATCTTTGCGGCGGTCGATGGCGCGCTGGTGGCCCTGATTGCCGTGGCCGATCCGCTCCGCGCCACCTCGGCCCAGGCCGTCACGCGGCTGCGGGCCCTCGGGCTCGACGTGGTCTTGCTGAGTGGTGATCGCCGCGCGACGGCGGTGGCCATTGGCCACGAGGTGGGCATCAGCGATGTCGTCGCCGAGGTGCTGCCGGATGGCAAGGTGGCGGAAGTGGCGCGTCGGCAGGCGGCAGGTGCCGTGGTCGCGATGGTGGGCGATGGCATCAACGACGCGCCGGCGCTGGCCCGTGCCGATGTCGGCATCGCGATGGGTGGCGGCACCGACATCGCGGTCGAGGCCGCCGACGTGGCGCTCATGCGTGCCGATCTCGGTGGCGTGGCCGATGCGATCGCGCTCTCGCGCCGCACCATGAAGACGATGCACCAGAACCTCTTCTGGGCCTTCATCTACAACGTCATCGGCATCCCGATCGCCGCCGGCGTCCTCTACCCCCGCTTCGGGCTGCTGCTGTCGCCGATCCTCGCCAGTGCCAGCATGGCGTTGAGCAGCGTGAGTGTGGTGAGCAATAGCCTCCGATTGAAACGGTGGGTTCCGTGA
- a CDS encoding heavy-metal-associated domain-containing protein produces MATVTLHIEGMTCGHCLRAVQQALTGVAGAEITTVQMGRAVVQVAPDGPTGEALAHLVTDAGYHATATVVDAHHD; encoded by the coding sequence ATGGCGACGGTCACTTTGCACATCGAAGGCATGACCTGCGGACACTGTCTGCGGGCCGTGCAGCAGGCGTTGACGGGTGTTGCGGGCGCAGAGATCACGACGGTGCAGATGGGGCGGGCCGTGGTGCAGGTCGCGCCGGACGGCCCCACGGGTGAGGCGTTGGCCCATCTGGTCACCGACGCCGGCTACCACGCCACCGCGACCGTGGTGGATGCCCACCACGACTGA
- a CDS encoding GAF domain-containing protein, with protein sequence MPPPPAEPLVSQEGLYALEDRLRAAGYSSVLAVPIRAEMQDVGLLLIGSLRNDAHTLADLRLLHRTAAQLATACRRLAAFSWVVPGPVADERSAIIANVTEGVLEAIGRAREGGDLVQLVSDALSNQVPHDRCELIAVAPAPDCWALLSSSRSTSGRITLDAETTDAVDALVFHLGSRSVARIPDLRFSETPWPSLPGSHPHRVRSLVAARLDIGDEFVGWLCLGSETPAWFRQEDEAVAQLAARILAARVAGWTAKAELRGAWR encoded by the coding sequence ATGCCGCCGCCGCCTGCCGAACCGCTGGTCTCGCAGGAGGGGCTGTACGCCCTCGAGGATCGCCTCCGCGCCGCCGGCTATTCGTCGGTGCTGGCGGTGCCGATCCGCGCCGAGATGCAGGACGTCGGGTTGCTGCTGATCGGATCGCTCCGGAACGACGCGCACACTCTCGCCGACCTCCGCCTCCTGCACCGCACTGCGGCCCAGCTCGCCACCGCCTGTCGCCGACTCGCCGCCTTCTCGTGGGTGGTGCCCGGGCCGGTCGCCGACGAGCGCAGCGCGATCATCGCCAACGTCACCGAGGGCGTCCTCGAAGCGATCGGCCGCGCCCGCGAGGGTGGCGACCTGGTGCAGCTCGTCTCCGATGCGCTCAGCAATCAGGTGCCCCACGACCGCTGCGAACTGATCGCGGTCGCCCCCGCCCCCGATTGCTGGGCGCTGCTGAGCAGCAGCCGCTCCACCAGTGGCCGGATCACGCTCGACGCCGAGACCACCGATGCGGTCGACGCGCTGGTCTTCCACCTCGGCTCGCGCTCCGTCGCACGGATTCCCGACCTCCGCTTCAGCGAGACGCCGTGGCCCTCGCTTCCGGGGAGCCATCCCCATCGCGTCCGCTCGCTGGTAGCCGCCCGCCTCGACATCGGCGACGAGTTCGTCGGCTGGCTCTGCCTCGGCAGCGAAACCCCCGCCTGGTTCCGCCAAGAGGACGAAGCGGTGGCACAGCTGGCCGCGCGGATTCTGGCCGCGCGGGTGGCCGGGTGGACGGCGAAGGCGGAGTTGCGGGGGGCGTGGCGGTAG
- a CDS encoding TonB-dependent receptor: MFLPLLLASLATAPVAPLRPLPRSIDRAAVAVILAGRVTDSTGRPIVDARVTVLEANRSTTTDAEGRFRIGGIPEGTYGISIAAIGFRPRVYRLALTGATTTLEAKLLPTVVELATIQTTATPVGTSVLESPQPLSVLHGDALSAAQAPSLGAVLELQPGLRNSSTGNGIGKPVIRGLSSNRVLILDNGQRMETQQWGDEHAPNVETATAERIEVIRGPASVLYGSDALGGVINVVQRELPDAKERGALLRGTASARYAGNGKAPDGSLLIEGASGIVGFRGTISGRQSGDVMTPSGALFNSGLSMEAGSGSVGVRGDWGSLMASVSHRAERVEIHEDPAEDPTATPFQRIGSTRVAINGNLATPGGGRLDIDLGGERNRRREFEESGATDVALGLLSTTGTANIHLHQALGGVATVLGVAAMHTAFEKSGEETLIPNNNADNVGVYGFGQVDHGRWQFSGGARYDYRRLTNEADAALALTAGSRRYSSVTGNVGALYRVNEPIVLVANLGRGFRAPSPFELFSNGVHEGTVRFERGNAGLGNETSLNVDLAIRVQSSAVQGEFGVFRNAIANYIYPNPSGVDDPESGFQIYDITQGDAVLRGVEVAVEYHPIDQLHLRVGGDYTRGQNTTTNQPLAFVAPLRVTGGVRYEGQGSAAPYLELGAEHNTKQTRLDPEDTAPDAYTLASVSAGAKLRVGVQTLRVDLQVRNLFDVSYRAFLSRYKAYADDPGRNVSVRVGFDF, from the coding sequence ATGTTCCTCCCGCTCTTGCTCGCATCCCTCGCGACCGCACCGGTCGCGCCCCTCCGCCCGCTGCCCCGGTCGATCGACCGCGCCGCGGTCGCCGTCATTCTCGCCGGTCGGGTCACCGATTCGACCGGCCGACCGATCGTCGACGCCCGCGTCACCGTCCTCGAGGCCAACCGCTCGACGACCACCGATGCGGAAGGCCGCTTCCGGATCGGCGGCATCCCCGAGGGGACGTACGGTATCTCCATCGCGGCGATCGGCTTCCGGCCGCGCGTCTATCGCCTCGCACTGACCGGCGCGACGACCACCCTCGAGGCGAAGCTGCTGCCCACGGTGGTGGAACTCGCCACCATCCAGACCACGGCGACGCCGGTCGGGACGTCGGTGCTCGAGTCGCCACAACCGCTCTCGGTGCTGCACGGGGACGCGCTCAGCGCCGCGCAGGCACCGTCGCTCGGCGCCGTGCTCGAACTGCAGCCCGGGCTCCGCAACTCCTCGACCGGCAACGGCATCGGCAAGCCGGTGATCCGCGGGCTCAGCAGCAATCGCGTGCTGATCCTCGACAACGGCCAGCGGATGGAGACGCAGCAGTGGGGCGACGAGCATGCGCCGAACGTCGAGACCGCGACGGCCGAGCGGATCGAGGTGATCCGCGGGCCGGCAAGCGTGCTCTATGGCTCCGATGCGCTCGGCGGCGTGATCAACGTCGTCCAGCGCGAACTCCCCGATGCGAAGGAACGCGGCGCGCTGCTGCGCGGCACCGCGAGTGCCCGCTACGCTGGCAACGGGAAGGCGCCAGACGGCTCCCTGCTGATCGAGGGCGCCAGCGGGATCGTCGGCTTCCGGGGCACCATCTCCGGGCGCCAGTCGGGCGATGTGATGACGCCCTCGGGGGCACTCTTCAATTCCGGCCTCTCGATGGAAGCGGGGTCGGGGTCGGTCGGCGTGCGTGGTGACTGGGGCTCGCTGATGGCGAGCGTCTCACACCGCGCGGAGCGCGTCGAGATTCACGAAGATCCTGCGGAAGATCCGACTGCGACGCCGTTCCAGCGGATCGGGTCGACGCGCGTCGCGATCAACGGCAACCTCGCAACGCCCGGTGGTGGCCGACTCGACATCGACCTCGGCGGTGAGCGGAATCGGCGCCGCGAGTTCGAGGAATCCGGCGCGACGGATGTGGCCCTCGGCCTCCTCTCGACCACCGGCACCGCCAACATCCACCTGCACCAGGCGCTGGGGGGCGTCGCCACCGTCCTTGGGGTCGCCGCGATGCACACCGCGTTCGAGAAGTCCGGCGAGGAGACGCTGATTCCGAACAACAACGCGGACAATGTCGGCGTCTACGGTTTCGGGCAAGTGGATCACGGCCGCTGGCAGTTCTCCGGCGGTGCGCGCTACGACTATCGGCGGCTGACCAACGAGGCCGATGCCGCGTTGGCGCTCACCGCCGGGAGCCGTCGCTACTCCTCGGTGACGGGCAACGTCGGCGCGCTCTATCGCGTCAACGAGCCGATCGTCCTGGTCGCGAACCTTGGGCGCGGCTTCCGCGCACCGTCACCGTTCGAGCTGTTCTCGAATGGCGTGCATGAGGGCACGGTGCGCTTCGAGCGCGGCAACGCCGGCCTCGGGAACGAGACGTCGCTCAACGTCGACCTGGCCATCCGGGTGCAGAGCAGCGCGGTGCAGGGCGAGTTCGGCGTCTTTCGCAATGCGATCGCGAACTACATCTACCCGAACCCCAGTGGCGTCGACGATCCGGAGTCGGGCTTCCAGATCTACGACATCACGCAGGGCGATGCGGTGCTGCGGGGCGTTGAAGTCGCCGTGGAATACCACCCGATCGACCAGCTCCACCTGCGCGTCGGTGGCGACTACACCCGCGGGCAGAACACCACGACGAACCAGCCGCTCGCCTTCGTGGCGCCGCTGCGGGTCACCGGTGGGGTGCGCTACGAGGGACAGGGCAGCGCCGCGCCCTACCTCGAGCTCGGCGCCGAGCACAACACCAAGCAGACGCGGCTCGATCCCGAGGACACGGCGCCGGACGCCTACACGCTCGCTTCGGTGAGTGCCGGCGCCAAGCTTCGCGTGGGCGTCCAGACGCTGCGGGTGGACTTGCAGGTGCGCAATCTCTTCGATGTGTCGTACCGGGCGTTCCTGAGCCGGTACAAGGCGTACGCGGATGATCCGGGGCGGAATGTGAGTGTGCGGGTGGGATTCGACTTCTGA
- a CDS encoding GAF domain-containing protein, producing MPPQVPTKRPAAARKWHERLFTTGPLVLSALVSGWISVALLASKHYDSGMAAAAVASFLALLTVRRGRVLAEHQKNSLSRALAAAARRNGELERLRDLAAALLAGNDLATLNRQVAQAAADLLGAEGGAIMLVVEEGRFAKVVAGSGPLLPAVGSLVPMEQSLVGIVISEDTALLVDDMEQDPRNHPHEQLAGRLISAAMVPLRSAGLVVGAVCAYNRKDGRPFEDHDRQLLQTLGDQVVLGLDRTTVLEELRRNERMLAAKNKELQRATQLKSEFLANMSHELRTPLNAIIGFSDLLLTEGLGPLEDQQKDFLEAILRNGRHLLGLINDVLDLSKIEAGRMELSLASTDVRDCINGAITDTASLRTAKNQECVVELSEGSTLDVLADGVRVRQVLFNLLSNASKFTGEGGRITVSAVRTVAPMPAAAGAGAMDRVKLSTRDVVWISVSDSGVGIQAEDMSKLFQEFSQVDTSASRAAQGTGLGLALCKRFVELHGGQIGVESIYGKGSTFWFLIPVDGPPKRAAAAGF from the coding sequence GTGCCGCCGCAAGTACCCACCAAACGTCCCGCCGCCGCGCGGAAGTGGCATGAGCGGCTCTTCACCACCGGGCCGTTGGTCCTCTCCGCGCTCGTCAGCGGCTGGATCTCGGTCGCGCTGTTGGCATCGAAGCACTACGACAGCGGCATGGCTGCCGCGGCCGTCGCCTCGTTCCTCGCGCTGCTCACCGTGCGCCGTGGGCGGGTCCTCGCTGAACACCAGAAGAATTCCCTCTCGCGGGCGCTGGCTGCCGCGGCCCGCCGCAACGGCGAGCTGGAGCGCCTTCGCGACCTGGCCGCGGCACTGCTCGCCGGCAATGATCTCGCGACGCTGAATCGTCAGGTGGCGCAGGCCGCCGCCGACCTGCTCGGCGCCGAGGGTGGCGCGATCATGCTGGTCGTCGAGGAAGGCCGCTTCGCCAAGGTGGTCGCGGGCTCCGGGCCGCTCCTCCCGGCGGTCGGGTCGCTGGTGCCGATGGAGCAGTCGCTCGTGGGCATCGTGATTTCCGAGGACACCGCGCTCCTTGTCGACGACATGGAGCAGGACCCGCGCAACCATCCCCACGAGCAGTTGGCGGGCCGGCTCATCTCGGCGGCGATGGTGCCGCTCCGCTCGGCCGGGCTCGTCGTCGGCGCGGTCTGCGCCTACAACCGCAAGGATGGCCGGCCGTTCGAGGATCACGATCGTCAGCTGCTGCAGACCCTCGGCGACCAGGTCGTGCTCGGCCTCGACCGCACCACGGTGCTCGAGGAGCTGCGCCGCAACGAGCGAATGCTCGCGGCGAAGAACAAGGAGCTCCAGCGCGCCACGCAGCTGAAGAGCGAGTTCCTCGCCAACATGTCGCACGAGCTGCGGACGCCGCTCAACGCCATCATCGGCTTCTCCGACCTGCTGCTCACCGAGGGCCTCGGTCCGCTCGAGGATCAGCAGAAGGACTTCCTCGAGGCGATTCTCCGGAACGGCCGCCACCTGCTCGGGCTGATCAACGACGTCCTCGACCTCTCGAAGATCGAAGCGGGTCGGATGGAGCTCTCGCTGGCGAGCACCGACGTGCGCGACTGCATCAACGGCGCGATCACCGACACCGCCTCGCTGCGCACCGCGAAGAATCAGGAATGTGTCGTCGAACTCTCCGAGGGGTCGACGCTCGACGTGCTGGCCGACGGCGTGCGCGTCCGGCAGGTCCTCTTCAACCTCCTCTCCAACGCCTCGAAGTTCACCGGCGAAGGGGGGCGGATCACCGTCTCGGCGGTGCGCACCGTGGCGCCGATGCCGGCCGCCGCCGGCGCGGGCGCGATGGACCGGGTGAAACTGTCCACGCGGGATGTCGTCTGGATCTCGGTCTCCGATTCGGGCGTTGGCATCCAGGCCGAGGACATGTCCAAGCTCTTCCAGGAATTCTCGCAGGTCGACACCTCCGCATCGCGCGCGGCCCAGGGCACCGGCCTCGGGCTGGCGCTCTGCAAGCGCTTCGTGGAGCTGCACGGCGGCCAGATCGGCGTCGAGTCGATCTACGGGAAGGGCAGCACCTTCTGGTTCCTGATCCCGGTCGACGGCCCGCCCAAGCGCGCCGCGGCAGCGGGCTTCTGA
- the thyX gene encoding FAD-dependent thymidylate synthase gives MLTIYRDPVVTLIGRPQFVEPAHLPVQWKEEGTDGEKIAEFAGRLCYMSQSNPAGRSTAEYLGNILRAGHGSVFEHAVYVVLIEGVSRSLTHELVRHRAGFGYSQLSQRYVDESTAAFVMPPAIQGDESLEAAWSEQMTAAQASYVAAVDRLMERYAWVEDRVHRRKMAREAARSVLPNGTETKIVVSGNVRAWRTMLELRLGEGAEREIRRLAVRVLETLRKEAPRFFADFELYQAEDGERAGRVVYHKV, from the coding sequence ATGCTGACCATCTACCGCGATCCCGTCGTCACCCTCATTGGCCGCCCGCAGTTCGTCGAGCCGGCGCACCTCCCCGTGCAGTGGAAGGAGGAGGGGACCGACGGCGAGAAGATCGCCGAATTCGCCGGCCGGCTCTGCTACATGAGCCAGAGCAACCCGGCGGGGCGCAGCACGGCGGAGTACCTCGGCAACATCCTCCGCGCGGGGCACGGTTCGGTCTTCGAGCACGCGGTCTACGTGGTGCTGATCGAGGGCGTGTCGCGGTCGTTGACCCACGAGCTGGTGCGCCATCGGGCCGGTTTCGGCTATTCCCAGCTCTCGCAGCGCTATGTCGACGAATCGACGGCCGCCTTCGTGATGCCGCCGGCGATCCAGGGAGATGAGTCCCTCGAGGCCGCCTGGTCCGAGCAGATGACGGCGGCGCAGGCCAGCTACGTCGCGGCGGTGGACCGCCTGATGGAGCGCTACGCCTGGGTCGAGGATCGGGTGCATCGGCGGAAGATGGCGCGCGAGGCGGCGCGTTCGGTCCTGCCGAACGGCACCGAGACCAAGATCGTCGTGAGCGGGAACGTCCGGGCCTGGCGGACCATGCTGGAATTGCGCCTCGGCGAGGGCGCCGAGCGGGAGATCCGGCGGCTCGCCGTCCGGGTCCTCGAGACGCTCCGGAAGGAGGCCCCGCGGTTCTTCGCCGATTTCGAGCTCTATCAGGCGGAGGACGGGGAGCGCGCCGGCCGGGTGGTCTACCACAAGGTCTAG